The proteins below come from a single Desulfatiglans sp. genomic window:
- a CDS encoding ferredoxin family protein yields MSQQVLFAIPNVTTPNQPVIFNAERCNGCNHCVEVCPIDVYIPNPVKGKPPIILHQDECWYCGCCANDCPRPGAIKFNWPLQSRAYWKNKKTGEIGQI; encoded by the coding sequence ATGTCCCAACAAGTATTATTCGCTATTCCCAATGTTACCACACCCAATCAGCCGGTAATATTCAACGCGGAAAGGTGCAACGGCTGCAACCACTGTGTGGAGGTATGCCCTATTGATGTTTACATCCCCAACCCTGTAAAGGGGAAGCCGCCCATTATCCTGCATCAGGATGAATGCTGGTACTGCGGCTGCTGCGCAAATGACTGCCCGAGACCAGGCGCAATAAAATTCAACTGGCCTCTTCAGTCACGCGCTTACTGGAAGAACAAAAAAACCGGCGAAATTGGTCAAATATAA
- a CDS encoding FAD-binding protein: MTNWHDYLKANSTPPTWPYPVRFENEVEVETDILVIGGGIAGCWAAISAARQGLKVTLVEKGDTIRSGAGGPGCDHWCCVPANPLSRVSPDDWAIHMADRPYPNGIGIQIQCREDYDTLLEMEQMGGKIRDTNDEYKGAEGRDDKTKFMISPRYGTIHSYMPDPNMGTPGFNPPEKRNNVVIRVWGSTFKPALKKECKRLGVQIFDRVMGTSLLTENGVQGDRVIGATGLNNRTGEFMIFKSKSTIVSTAGGGSVWLMNSELCGMSTMMNRASSSDGLIMGWKAGAELVDMEATGPIGIATGLKHKWYTGAGDASYENVPLVDANGKRVPLPIQGWEDAGAMILTPEGDRKIKEAILKGEYELPFYGDWPSMSDVERRATWNLMLGEESTTKVIIDTFNQAGFDGSKDLQQSYKFLEGQTMPQWRQPGMGGLLVDWNLKSSLDGLYVAGNTMFSSEDHSYCAATGRYAGRKAVAYAKEIEQGKVSRDQIAREKARVYAPIKRSGGIEWKELHAGLARAMQYYASEFKTERLFRMGLWAIEKMEKEAVPQLYALDPHKLMRSLEDLQLIEHAKIILNASIARKASSVPLGFDRIDYPEVDPPEWNRFSTIKLENDRIKIDYKPQNFWGNMKEQYEKHNPDYEGVYKK, translated from the coding sequence ATGACAAACTGGCACGATTATTTAAAAGCTAATAGCACACCACCAACCTGGCCCTACCCTGTCCGCTTTGAAAATGAGGTAGAGGTAGAGACAGATATACTGGTAATAGGCGGAGGCATCGCAGGATGCTGGGCAGCAATAAGCGCTGCAAGACAGGGGCTAAAGGTTACACTTGTTGAAAAGGGTGACACTATTAGGAGCGGCGCAGGCGGGCCTGGTTGTGACCACTGGTGCTGTGTACCTGCAAACCCATTATCACGCGTCAGCCCTGATGACTGGGCCATCCATATGGCTGACCGCCCCTACCCTAACGGTATCGGTATACAGATCCAGTGCCGCGAGGATTATGATACACTGCTAGAAATGGAACAGATGGGCGGAAAGATCCGTGACACAAATGATGAATATAAGGGCGCTGAAGGAAGGGATGATAAAACCAAGTTCATGATCTCTCCACGTTACGGCACCATACACAGCTACATGCCTGACCCCAACATGGGCACACCGGGGTTTAATCCGCCTGAAAAGCGGAATAATGTTGTTATCCGCGTATGGGGCTCCACATTTAAACCGGCCCTTAAAAAAGAGTGCAAAAGACTGGGAGTACAGATATTTGACAGGGTCATGGGCACGAGCCTTCTGACTGAAAATGGGGTACAGGGCGATCGAGTTATCGGCGCAACAGGGCTTAATAACCGTACCGGTGAGTTCATGATATTCAAATCAAAGTCAACCATTGTATCAACAGCAGGCGGAGGCTCTGTGTGGCTTATGAACAGTGAGCTGTGCGGTATGTCTACCATGATGAACAGGGCCTCATCCAGCGACGGGCTTATCATGGGATGGAAGGCCGGGGCTGAACTGGTGGATATGGAGGCCACAGGCCCGATCGGCATTGCAACCGGTCTTAAACACAAGTGGTATACAGGCGCAGGCGATGCAAGCTATGAAAATGTGCCCCTTGTGGATGCCAATGGTAAAAGGGTTCCACTCCCCATTCAGGGCTGGGAAGATGCAGGCGCCATGATCCTCACACCTGAAGGGGATAGGAAGATCAAGGAGGCAATATTGAAGGGTGAGTATGAGCTGCCCTTTTATGGTGACTGGCCCTCAATGTCTGATGTGGAAAGACGCGCTACATGGAACCTAATGCTTGGAGAGGAGTCCACAACAAAGGTGATTATCGATACCTTTAACCAGGCAGGGTTTGACGGGAGCAAAGACCTGCAGCAGAGTTATAAATTCCTGGAAGGCCAGACCATGCCACAGTGGCGTCAGCCCGGAATGGGAGGCCTGCTGGTTGACTGGAACCTTAAGAGTTCGCTTGACGGGCTTTATGTAGCAGGCAACACCATGTTTTCATCAGAAGACCACAGTTACTGCGCTGCAACAGGGAGATACGCGGGAAGGAAGGCAGTCGCATATGCAAAAGAGATAGAACAGGGCAAGGTTTCACGCGATCAGATAGCAAGAGAAAAGGCAAGGGTATATGCCCCCATTAAACGCTCAGGCGGTATTGAATGGAAAGAGCTTCATGCAGGGCTTGCAAGGGCAATGCAGTATTATGCAAGTGAATTCAAGACAGAAAGGCTCTTCAGGATGGGCTTATGGGCAATTGAAAAGATGGAAAAGGAGGCAGTGCCGCAGCTCTATGCGCTTGATCCTCATAAGCTTATGAGAAGCCTTGAAGACCTGCAATTGATAGAACATGCAAAGATCATACTGAACGCATCTATTGCAAGGAAGGCCAGCAGTGTACCATTGGGCTTTGACAGGATAGATTACCCTGAGGTTGATCCCCCTGAATGGAACAGGTTCTCCACCATTAAGCTTGAAAATGATAGAATAAAGATCGATTACAAGCCGCAGAATTTCTGGGGCAACATGAAGGAGCAGTATGAGAAGCATAACCCCGATTATGAAGGGGTGTATAAAAAATAA